A genomic segment from Aquila chrysaetos chrysaetos chromosome 11, bAquChr1.4, whole genome shotgun sequence encodes:
- the DNAJC12 gene encoding dnaJ homolog subfamily C member 12 isoform X2, producing the protein MDAILNCKLDDLEDYYNLLGCDELSTVEQILAEFKIKALECHPDKHPGNPKAVENFQKLQQAKEILTNEESRARYDYWRRSKITIPFQQWEALSNSVKTPENNEDGLSDGNREQGDVAIPDVKPQSSKNPDSPRFSEANYWHLRFRWSGDAPSELLRKFRNYEI; encoded by the exons ATGGATGCAATTCTGAATTGCAAACTGGATGACTTGGAAGATTACTACAACTTGCTAGGATGCGACGAACTATCGACG GTTGAACAAATTCTTGCAGAATTTAAGATTAAAGCCCTTGAATGTCATCCTGACAAACATCCTGGAAACCCCAAAGCAG TGGAGAATTTCCAGAAGCTGCAGCAAGCGAAGGAGATTCTTACTAATGAAGAGAGTCGAGCGCGTTATGATTACTGGCGACGAAGCAAAATTACCATTCCATTCCAGCAATGGGAAGCCCTGAGCAATTCTGTGAAAACG CCTGAAAACAATGAAGATGGATTGTCAGATGGGAACAGGGAGCAAGGAGATGTTGCAATTCCTGATGTGAAACCACAGTCTTCAAAGAATCCAGACTCCCCCA gatTTTCAGAGGCAAATTACTGGCACTTGCGTTTCCGCTGGTCAGGGGATGCTCCATCAGAGCTTCTGAGGAAATTCAGAAACTATGAGAtctaa
- the DNAJC12 gene encoding dnaJ homolog subfamily C member 12 isoform X1, with translation MDAILNCKLDDLEDYYNLLGCDELSTVEQILAEFKIKALECHPDKHPGNPKAVENFQKLQQAKEILTNEESRARYDYWRRSKITIPFQQWEALSNSVKTSMHWAVQSKKDQMLEAPDLNNSNSITNEIWTQQPENNEDGLSDGNREQGDVAIPDVKPQSSKNPDSPRFSEANYWHLRFRWSGDAPSELLRKFRNYEI, from the exons ATGGATGCAATTCTGAATTGCAAACTGGATGACTTGGAAGATTACTACAACTTGCTAGGATGCGACGAACTATCGACG GTTGAACAAATTCTTGCAGAATTTAAGATTAAAGCCCTTGAATGTCATCCTGACAAACATCCTGGAAACCCCAAAGCAG TGGAGAATTTCCAGAAGCTGCAGCAAGCGAAGGAGATTCTTACTAATGAAGAGAGTCGAGCGCGTTATGATTACTGGCGACGAAGCAAAATTACCATTCCATTCCAGCAATGGGAAGCCCTGAGCAATTCTGTGAAAACG tCGATGCACTGGGCTGTCCAAAGTAAGAAGGACCAAATGCTGGAAGCTCCTGACTTGAATAATAGCAATAGTATAACTAATGAGATTTGGACCCAACAGCCTGAAAACAATGAAGATGGATTGTCAGATGGGAACAGGGAGCAAGGAGATGTTGCAATTCCTGATGTGAAACCACAGTCTTCAAAGAATCCAGACTCCCCCA gatTTTCAGAGGCAAATTACTGGCACTTGCGTTTCCGCTGGTCAGGGGATGCTCCATCAGAGCTTCTGAGGAAATTCAGAAACTATGAGAtctaa
- the SIRT1 gene encoding NAD-dependent protein deacetylase sirtuin-1 isoform X1, with protein MADEETPLLRPCDGGPGGAAESAEPAPKRQRLDSEDGGCGRGAAPAQRPERGSGPPPPAAAVAAELPGEAAAVTADGGGRAAAQEEEEEDEEAAAAAVWSGADNRAGLRGLPRAEPQPRQRGRGEGAEAAPGEEAAEAAAIGCGRAQRSNGAAEAPAPHPDNFLFSDEIIANGFHSCDSDEDDRASHASSSDWTPRPRIGPYTFVQQHLMLGTDPRTILKDLLPETIPPPELDDMTLWQIVINILSEPPKRKKRKDINTIDDAVKLLQECKKIMVLTGAGVSVSCGIPDFRSRDGIYARLAVDFPDLPDPQAMFDIEYFRKDPRPFFKFAKEIYPGQFQPSLCHKFIALMDKEGKLLRNYTQNIDTLEQVAGIQRIIQCHGSFATASCLICKYKVDCEVVRGDIFNQVVPRCPRCPPDEPLAIMKPDIVFFGENLPEQFHRAMKYDKNEVDLLIVIGSSLKVRPVALIPSSIPHEVPQILINREPLPHLHFDVELLGDCDVIINELCQRLGSEYTKLCYNSVKLSEITEKPPRTHKELEMHSSELPPTPLNISEGSSSPERMTPPDTSVVSSEHPAECKVENCDPASETKGTCAEEKLQDTQTSSENPENPTSELMNSETMKENGSNNGENKEKNEILRKCWVNRSAKEQISKRLDGTQYLFLPPNRYIFHGAEVYSDSEDDIISSSSCGSSSSESGSCRSQSLDVEDESEIEEFYNGIEDEDAPEREEEPGFGEDGVEQDESAADESAYTNEAAGTDHPSNKL; from the exons ATGGCGGACGAGGAGACTCCGCTCCTCCGTCCGTGCGacggcggccccggcggcgcggccgaGAGCGCCGAGCCCGCTCCGAAGCGCCAGCGCCTGGACTCGGAAGACGGCGGCTgcgggcggggcgcggcgcccGCCCAACGCCCGGAGCGGGGctcggggccgccgccgcccgccgccgctgtGGCGGCGGAGCTGCCGGGTGAGGCGGCGGCCGTGACCGCCGatggcggcggccgggcggcggcgcaggaggaggaggaggaggacgaggaagcggcggcggcggcggtctGGAGCGGCGCGGACAATAGGGCCGGGCTGCGGGGCCTGCCCCGGGCGGAGCCGCAGCcgcggcagcggggccggggggagggggcggaggCGGCGCCCGGCGAAgaggcggcggaggcggcggccaTTGGCTGCGGGCGGGCGCAGCGTTCAAACGGGGCGGCCGAGGCGCCGGCCCCGCATCCCG ATAACTTCCTTTTTAGTGATGAAATCATAGCCAATGGTTTTCACTCCTGTGATAGTGATGAAGATGACAGAGCCTCACATGCAAGTTCTAGTGATTGGACCCCAAGACCACGTATAG gtCCCTACACTTTTGTTCAGCAGCATCTCATGTTAGGTACAGATCCACGGACAATTCTGAAAGACCTGCTACCCGAAACAATCCCTCCACCTGAACTGGATGATATGACACTGTGGCAAATAGTTATAAACATTCTTTCAGAaccaccaaaaagaaaaaaacgaAAAGATATTAATACTATTGATGATGCTGTGAAACTTTTAcaagaatgcaaaaaaataatggtCTTGACTGGAGCTGGG gtgTCTGTGTCTTGTGGAATACCTGACTTTAGATCAAGAGATGGCATCTATGCACGCCTTGCTGTAGACTTCCCAGACCTTCCAGATCCTCAAGCAATGTTTGATATAGAATACTTCAGAAAGGATCCCAGGCCATTTTTTAAGTTTGCAAAG GAAATCTACCCAGGACAATTCCAGCCATCTCTCTGTCACAAGTTCATAGCTTTGATggataaagaaggaaaactacTTCGCAACTATACTCAGAACATAGAcacattggaacaggttgcagGAATTCAAAGGATAATACAGTGTCATG GTTCCTTTGCAACAGCTTCCTGCCTGATCTGTAAATACAAAGTTGATTGTGAAGTTGTTCGAGGAGATATTTTCAATCAg GTTGTACCTAGATGTCCCAGATGTCCACCTGATGAACCGCTCGCTATCATGAAGCCAGACATAGTGTTCTTTGGAGAGAACTTACCTGAGCAGTTCCATCGCGCCATGAAGTACGACAAAAATGAAGTGGATCTCCTTATTGTCATTGGGTCTTCACTGAAAGTAAGACCAGTAGCATTGATTCCAA GTTCCATCCCCCACGAAGTGCCTCAGATCTTAATTAATAGGGAGCCTTTGCCTCATCTACACTTTGACGTGGAGCTTCTTGGAGACTGTGATGTTATTATTAATGAATTATGTCAAAGGCTAGGTAGCGAATATACAAAACTTTGCTACAACTCGgtaaaactttcagaaataacagaaaagccTCCACGAACGCACAAGGAGCTTGAAATGCACTCTTCCGAGCTACCGCCTACCCccttaaacatttcagaaggcTCTAGTTCACCAGAAAGAATGACTCCACCAGATACTTCAGTGGTGTCTTCAGAACACCCAGCTGAATGTAAGGTAGAAAACTGTGATCCTGCCTCAGAAACTAAAGGGACCTGCGCAGAGGAAAAGCTTCAGGACACACAGACATCGTCAGAAAACCCTGAAAATCCTACTAGTGAACTAATGAACTCTGAAACAATGAAGGAAAATGGATCTAACAAcggagaaaacaaagaaaaaaatgagatattGAGGAAGTGCTGGGTAAACAGATCTGCAAAAGAACAGATTAGCAAAAGGCTGGATG GTACTCAGTATCTATTTTTACCACCAAATCGCTATATTTTCCACGGTGCTGAGGTATACTCAGATTCTGAAGATGATATCATATCATCTAGTTCTTGCGGGAGTAGTAGTAGCGAAAGCGGCTCATGTCGTAGTCAGAGCTTAGATGTGGAGGATGAGAGTGAGATTGAAGAGTTTTACAATGGCATAGAGGATGAGGATGCTcctgaaagggaagaggaaccTGGATTCGGGGAAGACGGAGTTGAACAAGATGAATCGGCAGCTGATGAATCAGCTTATACAAACGAAGCTGCAGGGACTGATCATCCGAGCAACAAGCTGTAA
- the SIRT1 gene encoding NAD-dependent protein deacetylase sirtuin-1 isoform X3, whose translation MLGTDPRTILKDLLPETIPPPELDDMTLWQIVINILSEPPKRKKRKDINTIDDAVKLLQECKKIMVLTGAGVSVSCGIPDFRSRDGIYARLAVDFPDLPDPQAMFDIEYFRKDPRPFFKFAKEIYPGQFQPSLCHKFIALMDKEGKLLRNYTQNIDTLEQVAGIQRIIQCHGSFATASCLICKYKVDCEVVRGDIFNQVVPRCPRCPPDEPLAIMKPDIVFFGENLPEQFHRAMKYDKNEVDLLIVIGSSLKVRPVALIPSSIPHEVPQILINREPLPHLHFDVELLGDCDVIINELCQRLGSEYTKLCYNSVKLSEITEKPPRTHKELEMHSSELPPTPLNISEGSSSPERMTPPDTSVVSSEHPAECKVENCDPASETKGTCAEEKLQDTQTSSENPENPTSELMNSETMKENGSNNGENKEKNEILRKCWVNRSAKEQISKRLDGTQYLFLPPNRYIFHGAEVYSDSEDDIISSSSCGSSSSESGSCRSQSLDVEDESEIEEFYNGIEDEDAPEREEEPGFGEDGVEQDESAADESAYTNEAAGTDHPSNKL comes from the exons ATGTTAGGTACAGATCCACGGACAATTCTGAAAGACCTGCTACCCGAAACAATCCCTCCACCTGAACTGGATGATATGACACTGTGGCAAATAGTTATAAACATTCTTTCAGAaccaccaaaaagaaaaaaacgaAAAGATATTAATACTATTGATGATGCTGTGAAACTTTTAcaagaatgcaaaaaaataatggtCTTGACTGGAGCTGGG gtgTCTGTGTCTTGTGGAATACCTGACTTTAGATCAAGAGATGGCATCTATGCACGCCTTGCTGTAGACTTCCCAGACCTTCCAGATCCTCAAGCAATGTTTGATATAGAATACTTCAGAAAGGATCCCAGGCCATTTTTTAAGTTTGCAAAG GAAATCTACCCAGGACAATTCCAGCCATCTCTCTGTCACAAGTTCATAGCTTTGATggataaagaaggaaaactacTTCGCAACTATACTCAGAACATAGAcacattggaacaggttgcagGAATTCAAAGGATAATACAGTGTCATG GTTCCTTTGCAACAGCTTCCTGCCTGATCTGTAAATACAAAGTTGATTGTGAAGTTGTTCGAGGAGATATTTTCAATCAg GTTGTACCTAGATGTCCCAGATGTCCACCTGATGAACCGCTCGCTATCATGAAGCCAGACATAGTGTTCTTTGGAGAGAACTTACCTGAGCAGTTCCATCGCGCCATGAAGTACGACAAAAATGAAGTGGATCTCCTTATTGTCATTGGGTCTTCACTGAAAGTAAGACCAGTAGCATTGATTCCAA GTTCCATCCCCCACGAAGTGCCTCAGATCTTAATTAATAGGGAGCCTTTGCCTCATCTACACTTTGACGTGGAGCTTCTTGGAGACTGTGATGTTATTATTAATGAATTATGTCAAAGGCTAGGTAGCGAATATACAAAACTTTGCTACAACTCGgtaaaactttcagaaataacagaaaagccTCCACGAACGCACAAGGAGCTTGAAATGCACTCTTCCGAGCTACCGCCTACCCccttaaacatttcagaaggcTCTAGTTCACCAGAAAGAATGACTCCACCAGATACTTCAGTGGTGTCTTCAGAACACCCAGCTGAATGTAAGGTAGAAAACTGTGATCCTGCCTCAGAAACTAAAGGGACCTGCGCAGAGGAAAAGCTTCAGGACACACAGACATCGTCAGAAAACCCTGAAAATCCTACTAGTGAACTAATGAACTCTGAAACAATGAAGGAAAATGGATCTAACAAcggagaaaacaaagaaaaaaatgagatattGAGGAAGTGCTGGGTAAACAGATCTGCAAAAGAACAGATTAGCAAAAGGCTGGATG GTACTCAGTATCTATTTTTACCACCAAATCGCTATATTTTCCACGGTGCTGAGGTATACTCAGATTCTGAAGATGATATCATATCATCTAGTTCTTGCGGGAGTAGTAGTAGCGAAAGCGGCTCATGTCGTAGTCAGAGCTTAGATGTGGAGGATGAGAGTGAGATTGAAGAGTTTTACAATGGCATAGAGGATGAGGATGCTcctgaaagggaagaggaaccTGGATTCGGGGAAGACGGAGTTGAACAAGATGAATCGGCAGCTGATGAATCAGCTTATACAAACGAAGCTGCAGGGACTGATCATCCGAGCAACAAGCTGTAA
- the SIRT1 gene encoding NAD-dependent protein deacetylase sirtuin-1 isoform X2, producing MGGIPRPAKPQRSRHLPDNFLFSDEIIANGFHSCDSDEDDRASHASSSDWTPRPRIGPYTFVQQHLMLGTDPRTILKDLLPETIPPPELDDMTLWQIVINILSEPPKRKKRKDINTIDDAVKLLQECKKIMVLTGAGVSVSCGIPDFRSRDGIYARLAVDFPDLPDPQAMFDIEYFRKDPRPFFKFAKEIYPGQFQPSLCHKFIALMDKEGKLLRNYTQNIDTLEQVAGIQRIIQCHGSFATASCLICKYKVDCEVVRGDIFNQVVPRCPRCPPDEPLAIMKPDIVFFGENLPEQFHRAMKYDKNEVDLLIVIGSSLKVRPVALIPSSIPHEVPQILINREPLPHLHFDVELLGDCDVIINELCQRLGSEYTKLCYNSVKLSEITEKPPRTHKELEMHSSELPPTPLNISEGSSSPERMTPPDTSVVSSEHPAECKVENCDPASETKGTCAEEKLQDTQTSSENPENPTSELMNSETMKENGSNNGENKEKNEILRKCWVNRSAKEQISKRLDGTQYLFLPPNRYIFHGAEVYSDSEDDIISSSSCGSSSSESGSCRSQSLDVEDESEIEEFYNGIEDEDAPEREEEPGFGEDGVEQDESAADESAYTNEAAGTDHPSNKL from the exons ATGGGAGGAATACCGAGACCCGCGAAGCCACAACGGAGCCGCCATTTGCCAG ATAACTTCCTTTTTAGTGATGAAATCATAGCCAATGGTTTTCACTCCTGTGATAGTGATGAAGATGACAGAGCCTCACATGCAAGTTCTAGTGATTGGACCCCAAGACCACGTATAG gtCCCTACACTTTTGTTCAGCAGCATCTCATGTTAGGTACAGATCCACGGACAATTCTGAAAGACCTGCTACCCGAAACAATCCCTCCACCTGAACTGGATGATATGACACTGTGGCAAATAGTTATAAACATTCTTTCAGAaccaccaaaaagaaaaaaacgaAAAGATATTAATACTATTGATGATGCTGTGAAACTTTTAcaagaatgcaaaaaaataatggtCTTGACTGGAGCTGGG gtgTCTGTGTCTTGTGGAATACCTGACTTTAGATCAAGAGATGGCATCTATGCACGCCTTGCTGTAGACTTCCCAGACCTTCCAGATCCTCAAGCAATGTTTGATATAGAATACTTCAGAAAGGATCCCAGGCCATTTTTTAAGTTTGCAAAG GAAATCTACCCAGGACAATTCCAGCCATCTCTCTGTCACAAGTTCATAGCTTTGATggataaagaaggaaaactacTTCGCAACTATACTCAGAACATAGAcacattggaacaggttgcagGAATTCAAAGGATAATACAGTGTCATG GTTCCTTTGCAACAGCTTCCTGCCTGATCTGTAAATACAAAGTTGATTGTGAAGTTGTTCGAGGAGATATTTTCAATCAg GTTGTACCTAGATGTCCCAGATGTCCACCTGATGAACCGCTCGCTATCATGAAGCCAGACATAGTGTTCTTTGGAGAGAACTTACCTGAGCAGTTCCATCGCGCCATGAAGTACGACAAAAATGAAGTGGATCTCCTTATTGTCATTGGGTCTTCACTGAAAGTAAGACCAGTAGCATTGATTCCAA GTTCCATCCCCCACGAAGTGCCTCAGATCTTAATTAATAGGGAGCCTTTGCCTCATCTACACTTTGACGTGGAGCTTCTTGGAGACTGTGATGTTATTATTAATGAATTATGTCAAAGGCTAGGTAGCGAATATACAAAACTTTGCTACAACTCGgtaaaactttcagaaataacagaaaagccTCCACGAACGCACAAGGAGCTTGAAATGCACTCTTCCGAGCTACCGCCTACCCccttaaacatttcagaaggcTCTAGTTCACCAGAAAGAATGACTCCACCAGATACTTCAGTGGTGTCTTCAGAACACCCAGCTGAATGTAAGGTAGAAAACTGTGATCCTGCCTCAGAAACTAAAGGGACCTGCGCAGAGGAAAAGCTTCAGGACACACAGACATCGTCAGAAAACCCTGAAAATCCTACTAGTGAACTAATGAACTCTGAAACAATGAAGGAAAATGGATCTAACAAcggagaaaacaaagaaaaaaatgagatattGAGGAAGTGCTGGGTAAACAGATCTGCAAAAGAACAGATTAGCAAAAGGCTGGATG GTACTCAGTATCTATTTTTACCACCAAATCGCTATATTTTCCACGGTGCTGAGGTATACTCAGATTCTGAAGATGATATCATATCATCTAGTTCTTGCGGGAGTAGTAGTAGCGAAAGCGGCTCATGTCGTAGTCAGAGCTTAGATGTGGAGGATGAGAGTGAGATTGAAGAGTTTTACAATGGCATAGAGGATGAGGATGCTcctgaaagggaagaggaaccTGGATTCGGGGAAGACGGAGTTGAACAAGATGAATCGGCAGCTGATGAATCAGCTTATACAAACGAAGCTGCAGGGACTGATCATCCGAGCAACAAGCTGTAA